The sequence GCGGGAGACAGTCCAAAAAGTCAGTTGGAGCGCGGACTTCCAGTCCGCAAAAACATTGTAGCTCGACGAGTTCATTGCGGGTAGGGATGCCCGCGCTCCCACTAACTCGCGGCAATTCTTGACTTTTTGGACAGTCTCGCGGGCGTCACGCCCGCAGTCAGCAAAGGATATGCCAATCAGTCATGCGTCGACGCACTGTTGTTTTGAACATCTCAAACGTCTCAAATTCTCACCCGTCTCATGATACTTGCGACAAAGCAAAATGAGAACCGACGGAACAACTCATTCCATTCCCGGGCATAGCTTTTGCTCTACAGCAATTGATATGGTGCGACATTACGGGGGGATTCTTCTACTGATACTGTTACAGTTTATCGCTCCGGTTTTCGCTTCTGAAGAAGCAGCGAAACAAATGTTACAGAGGCTCGGCATCAAGCGAGATGAAACAACTTTCTTTGAAAGAATCAACAGGGATGACTCTAAAATCGTAAAACTTCTAATACAATCCGGTATTCCTGCAAATCGACAAAATGAGTTAGGAATCACTCCATTGATGGTCGCCGCAGAAAAGGGTTCCCATAAGACAGTAAAGGTTCTGCTGGATGCTGGAGTGGATGTAAATGCAAAAGACAAAGTCTTCACCAAAACAGCTCTGATGCGGGCAGCGGAAAACGGGCACACAGAAATCCTGAAGGTCCTTGTTAAAGCTGGAGCTGATTTGAACGCGCGAACCGAAACAAAAATTCATTTCGGAATCACCTATCCCGGCAACAACACTGCCCTCCTTCTTGCAACCATAAACCGTCACTCTCAAGCAATTGAATTCTTGCTGGACCAGGGCTCCGATCCCACGATTCGAAATAGTGATGGCTCCACCGCACTCTCTATAGCGGAAAAGGGGACCGATTTACGATTAATTTCTCTTTTGAAAGCCGCTGAAGAACGAATCAACCAATCAAAAAGCAAAAATACGCCATGACAGACGAGCATATTCCGGAAAATTCCGATGTGCATTCCGGCCTTCAACGTATCCTCCAGGATTTACTATCCTCGGAAGATGCGGTCCAGAAAGAGGCGGTTCTTCTTCCTCACATCATCGAAAGCATGAGCGATGGAGTTGTTGTCGCAAACAAAGAGGGTGAACTGGTTCTGTTCAATAAGGTGGCAAAAAAGATACTACAACAGGACTTGAGCCAGACAACTCCGGAGCAGTGGTCTGAACATTATGGTGTTTTCTATCCGGATGAACTCACCCCTTATCCATCCGGAAACCTGCCGTTGGCGCGCGCGATTCAAGGTCACTCCGTGGATGATGTGCAGCTTTTTATCCGTCACGCGAATCTGCC is a genomic window of bacterium containing:
- a CDS encoding ankyrin repeat domain-containing protein, whose amino-acid sequence is MRTDGTTHSIPGHSFCSTAIDMVRHYGGILLLILLQFIAPVFASEEAAKQMLQRLGIKRDETTFFERINRDDSKIVKLLIQSGIPANRQNELGITPLMVAAEKGSHKTVKVLLDAGVDVNAKDKVFTKTALMRAAENGHTEILKVLVKAGADLNARTETKIHFGITYPGNNTALLLATINRHSQAIEFLLDQGSDPTIRNSDGSTALSIAEKGTDLRLISLLKAAEERINQSKSKNTP